A window of Methanobrevibacter sp. contains these coding sequences:
- a CDS encoding DUF192 domain-containing protein: MILNKTSQKLIDIKIICLNNFFKRFKGLMGKKDIDFAVLFCNMKDSGIHTHFMRFEIDVYFMDENKIVFEKATLKPWKFYRPQKKAKYILESKKDRLKIKTGDELEFV; this comes from the coding sequence ATGATTTTGAATAAAACAAGTCAAAAACTAATTGATATTAAAATAATATGTTTAAATAATTTTTTTAAGCGTTTTAAAGGATTGATGGGAAAAAAGGATATTGATTTTGCAGTACTTTTCTGCAACATGAAGGATTCAGGAATACATACCCATTTCATGAGGTTTGAAATTGATGTTTATTTTATGGATGAAAACAAAATCGTGTTTGAAAAGGCCACTTTAAAGCCATGGAAATTTTATAGGCCTCAAAAAAAAGCAAAATATATTTTAGAGTCAAAAAAAGATAGGTTAAAAATAAAAACAGGGGATGAATTAGAATTTGTCTAA
- a CDS encoding dihydromethanopterin reductase (acceptor), which yields MRIAFAFTGAGHLLRESVHLAEKLASEHELTVLLSGAAEEVLKMYGLYERVERLTGGKYRELATDSNQKFSYPITGRLSIGKYDLLIVSPATANTVSKIVYGIADTLVTNAVAQSGKGAVPVYMVPVDIHPGPIDTVLPSKLELSKCEGCDDCVAALVCEQGAIIPHEEIDLSKCIGCGLCRNSCPNDAISEGKVITIYMRDIDIENTRKLSDIDNIQIFETPDEILDKF from the coding sequence ATGAGAATCGCATTTGCATTTACTGGAGCCGGACACCTACTAAGGGAATCAGTTCACCTGGCCGAAAAGCTGGCAAGCGAACATGAACTTACAGTGTTACTGTCAGGAGCGGCGGAAGAAGTCCTTAAAATGTATGGCCTTTACGAACGTGTAGAACGTTTAACCGGTGGTAAATACCGTGAGCTGGCTACTGATTCCAATCAAAAATTTTCATATCCAATTACAGGCCGTTTATCCATAGGTAAATATGACCTGCTTATAGTCTCACCGGCTACAGCAAACACAGTTTCCAAAATCGTCTACGGAATAGCAGACACACTGGTTACAAATGCGGTTGCCCAATCAGGAAAAGGGGCAGTGCCGGTCTATATGGTTCCTGTTGACATTCATCCGGGACCAATAGATACAGTTTTACCTTCAAAACTTGAGCTTTCAAAATGTGAAGGCTGTGATGACTGCGTTGCGGCACTTGTCTGTGAACAGGGTGCAATCATTCCCCATGAGGAAATTGACCTGTCAAAATGTATAGGCTGCGGACTGTGCAGAAATTCATGTCCCAACGATGCAATTTCCGAAGGAAAAGTCATAACAATCTATATGAGGGATATTGACATTGAAAATACTCGAAAACTCTCAGATATTGACAATATTCAGATATTTGAAACTCCGGATGAGATATTAGACAAATTCTAA
- the glyA gene encoding serine hydroxymethyltransferase, which translates to MANYHDEILNFEKIAKEHTEYMRNSINLIASENVTSVEVTEALATDFAHRYAEGQAFERFYEGCQYVDLVEDKTKKLSCEVYDCDYANVQPVSGVTANLAAFFGFAKPGEKVMALEVPSGGHISHADVSAAGIRGLKTVFHPLDKNVMNIDIDAMNKKILEEKPKIILFGGSLFLFPHPIKEAREAADEVGATVMYDGAHVLGLIAGGQFQQPLKEGADVMMGSTHKTFPGPQGGIILSHKENEEIIDNAVFPGVVSNHHLHHLLGLGIATAEMLEFGEAYAKQTIKNAQALGQAMYELGFDVLCEDLGFTQSHQIAVDLSSIRSASDIAKELADNNVILNKNLLPGDDRDNSDNPSGIRIGTQEITRRGLKEKEMEEVAAFIKRVAVDKEDIADEVAEFMNQYTTLDYAFSDRDAYQYHKL; encoded by the coding sequence ATGGCTAATTATCATGACGAAATTTTAAACTTTGAAAAAATTGCAAAAGAACATACTGAATACATGAGAAACAGTATCAATTTAATCGCTTCCGAAAACGTTACAAGCGTTGAAGTAACAGAAGCACTGGCAACCGATTTTGCACACAGATACGCTGAAGGTCAGGCATTTGAAAGATTCTACGAAGGATGCCAATACGTTGATTTGGTTGAAGACAAAACCAAAAAGCTTTCCTGTGAAGTATATGACTGTGACTATGCAAACGTACAGCCAGTTTCAGGAGTAACAGCAAACCTTGCAGCATTCTTTGGATTTGCAAAACCTGGTGAAAAGGTAATGGCTTTGGAAGTTCCTTCCGGAGGACACATTTCCCACGCAGATGTTAGCGCAGCAGGTATCAGAGGCCTTAAAACAGTTTTCCACCCATTGGACAAAAACGTAATGAACATCGACATCGATGCAATGAACAAGAAAATTTTAGAAGAAAAACCAAAAATAATCCTCTTCGGCGGAAGCCTATTCTTATTCCCTCACCCAATAAAAGAAGCACGTGAAGCTGCTGATGAAGTCGGCGCAACTGTAATGTATGACGGTGCACACGTTTTAGGTTTGATTGCAGGAGGACAATTCCAGCAACCTCTAAAAGAAGGAGCTGACGTGATGATGGGAAGTACCCACAAGACATTCCCAGGTCCACAGGGAGGAATCATCCTATCCCACAAGGAAAACGAAGAAATAATCGACAATGCAGTGTTCCCTGGTGTTGTAAGTAACCACCACCTCCACCACTTGCTCGGTTTAGGTATAGCAACCGCTGAAATGCTTGAGTTCGGTGAAGCATACGCAAAACAAACCATCAAAAACGCACAGGCATTAGGTCAGGCAATGTATGAACTTGGTTTTGACGTGTTATGCGAAGACTTAGGATTCACCCAGTCCCACCAGATTGCAGTTGACTTAAGCTCAATCAGATCAGCATCCGACATTGCAAAAGAACTTGCTGACAATAACGTAATCCTAAACAAAAACCTCCTTCCTGGAGATGACAGGGACAACTCCGACAATCCATCCGGTATCAGAATAGGTACTCAGGAAATCACAAGACGTGGATTAAAAGAAAAAGAAATGGAAGAAGTTGCAGCATTCATCAAACGTGTAGCAGTTGACAAGGAAGACATTGCAGATGAAGTTGCAGAATTCATGAACCAGTACACAACCCTGGATTACGCATTCTCAGACAGAGACGCTTACCAATATCACAAATTATAG
- a CDS encoding DsbA family oxidoreductase, with product MKITFWSDFNCPYSYIGIKRLTDALNELNLDFELNMKPFELYPTMFDEPTNSMTTEYVIKYGISPQEAKEKISEVERIALDDGINMNYADMQITSSRNAHRLIKHVQNRHPEVLTDLIFKIFESNFTKNQKIADIDVLTGIAEQVGLSESEIRDMLSGESYNFEVQIDEEDAIVMGVDAIPLYILAYNEEQLTIPGAYEKIDFKIALEDMISGKLASKTFL from the coding sequence ATGAAGATAACTTTCTGGAGTGATTTCAACTGTCCCTATTCATACATCGGCATTAAGAGGCTGACTGATGCCTTAAACGAGCTTAATTTAGATTTCGAACTTAATATGAAACCTTTTGAGCTTTACCCGACTATGTTTGACGAGCCGACCAATTCAATGACAACGGAGTATGTTATTAAATACGGCATTAGCCCGCAGGAGGCCAAAGAAAAGATTTCAGAAGTTGAAAGGATTGCACTGGATGACGGAATTAATATGAATTACGCCGACATGCAGATTACATCTTCAAGAAATGCCCACAGGCTCATCAAGCACGTGCAGAACAGACATCCTGAAGTGCTGACAGATCTAATTTTTAAAATCTTTGAATCCAACTTCACTAAAAATCAAAAAATAGCCGACATCGACGTTTTAACAGGAATTGCAGAGCAGGTAGGTTTAAGTGAAAGTGAAATTAGGGATATGCTTTCAGGCGAATCCTATAATTTTGAAGTGCAGATTGACGAGGAGGACGCAATAGTAATGGGCGTCGATGCAATTCCATTATATATTCTTGCATATAATGAGGAGCAGCTGACTATTCCGGGAGCCTATGAAAAAATCGATTTCAAAATAGCTCTTGAAGACATGATAAGCGGCAAGCTTGCATCCAAGACCTTTCTTTAA
- a CDS encoding right-handed parallel beta-helix repeat-containing protein: MNNRILMIGLISLIIFCAIGGVYAADGDNSTLTLDIASEIEEIPIDDASIGSGESEIVITDDNYDNYFNRYTGTIKDTLSPSVNTIKMGNVSNKAFVIDRPLNIMPLSSDCEISNGVIHLVQGSSGSNITNLVINNTKGDLYIDGLFVCKLHGVWFSNSSDNLIYNNTIRIPGTEGCYAIPMGYSSRNRILYNDIVSTFTSCILMGMCDYNNISYNRLEAKTLHLSTVSNIIYMNPYGHADYDGPADCVGTYISNNFIKNVDVNDMMEWTLNLMGQSDNTSIINNTIVNGDIGISMSGKANNVRISGNTIVNCTTSIIAGANGVVISDNFITGSSMNAGITIFPDEMKYVDNADVFNNTIVYDNLYKAISIGRGANVYDNTIKLSKYGVGISDGSNNSNISGNRIYVLGDDGILLNGNNSFVSNNIIHTKANGISSVSKNEKSKVYNNTISSNKIYSDKYGVYIEGYVYNTTISDNYVETNESDAFHVDMYMTLNDRNPGQIADNTINGVIKDTEILVIDDSNFYDYFDDEGYLKYNFKANSQRILFLTFLTNKNLYFTDPITLTSNKQANLLYNVTITLTGDASDSTIRDFKFYSFDKESIVLDCVENVVVKDNEFTVLAGDVFESKTISVVRGCDFCNITGNSIFVNSNAYVTYAICVSEPQYILVKRISSNFNISNNNILIKSSGIAEAMYFDALVESSVTGNTINIMSDGSAYGVAVCDVFERPYDVNIESNTIILNSKEMSYLIELYRANNCKIMNNYLKGTSNGVYAIGLYNSSSTINCNEILVVGRNLTDGYAGDALGKGNSAIYLTRQSQVDKFENNIIDAQNCEIITNLSSQISKINSNAFVISNNNYGLYFDENGKLISGIIKTGDGILFKNFTDSKVMNIDVSVLMKPYSHLNDFGAILILSNGSDKSVITGFDFNSANIILKNVSDITITSNNFIDSKITDEHGLNNRISNNSFEVKGESIIFNGCLNDTFESNELNVNSTDAVIILISKSKETNILNNSFDAVGSNFKIISSVSSYASKIFGNVICINATDDAYLYFANNVSDDKIYNNNVLINSLNGNPIAIYYDNSSDNEIKFNRIVSSSKEGQDYAVVIVSENNTVTNNYLTSSNGFKRGDDAVKAINNTVQDNVPVVIYVSVNGTANGNGSFDNPYPTIKKAIEKCLSGAIIYVLPGMYNESNITVDKNVTLTAINMEGNTYINALNSQLFNIKKRGILSVNSLKIFNGFSVEGGSLFNNLGTLMINNSLIYNSSSYYDNSNPVFSYKGKYNKYEMYSYNCSDLGVGGAILNRGELFISSSTLYDNFAHKGGAIADFGKTTIKNSLICNNTGVHGGAIYTNSNSGFIIEDCEFKDNLAIQTLDFCSIKKIIYQEYPNLAGLRYRYLSTCEVLPGMGGAIFSNTVLNINNSLFDSNTAKYGGAIAYDSNILTTQNYYSSHNLDYSWGGGKIVYSPTSILNIENSVFTNNEAKNTSCGNLSMLVDDRYGGSLYNIHAEGGAIFGALSQFNLYNDTFMHNLAESNGGAICVQSLNSSIEKCIFSDNRAGEQGGGLDIFGNFEIFNTEIVNNSAKYGGALQYTSYSSYGHVENNADMFNVTVAGNNALEYGGAFIVGGNFAIKNSNIYDNTAPRGSTFSGRYGVSGSSKIDARGNWWGSTGGPDDSVFMQENIRFRTWSGQRIDWESVVVNGNGNSGNNPNKGNGDSQQSTPSSTGSGTHTGSTLTGDTLSSQGTGSNGFNFNGNWPSGNNNGNWGGNFGDGDGVSPYESSGNSRTSVNGNTVNPNSLSKSNSSSVNNLASVGMTANAADSSSSAQSSSSEGGSGEGGKAYEITKEVKKEIIDEDLSIFNVLFILLWIFLFIGFYRKYRAENN; encoded by the coding sequence ATGAATAACAGAATTTTAATGATTGGTTTGATAAGTTTAATCATCTTCTGTGCTATTGGCGGTGTTTATGCTGCCGACGGTGACAATTCAACTTTAACACTTGATATTGCATCTGAAATTGAAGAAATTCCTATCGATGATGCATCAATTGGAAGTGGCGAGTCTGAAATAGTTATAACTGATGATAATTATGATAATTACTTCAATCGGTATACTGGTACAATTAAAGATACATTAAGTCCATCTGTCAATACCATTAAGATGGGCAATGTTTCTAATAAGGCTTTCGTTATTGACAGGCCTTTAAATATCATGCCTTTATCTTCCGATTGCGAAATCAGCAATGGAGTTATTCATCTGGTTCAGGGAAGTAGCGGATCCAACATTACCAACTTGGTAATTAACAATACAAAAGGGGATTTGTATATTGATGGATTGTTTGTTTGCAAGTTGCATGGGGTTTGGTTTTCAAATTCAAGCGACAATCTAATCTATAATAACACCATTCGCATTCCAGGTACTGAAGGATGCTATGCGATTCCGATGGGATATTCAAGCAGAAACAGAATTTTATACAATGATATAGTCTCAACATTCACATCCTGTATTCTGATGGGAATGTGTGACTACAATAATATCTCATATAACCGTTTGGAAGCCAAAACCTTGCATTTATCCACTGTATCTAATATTATTTATATGAATCCTTATGGTCATGCCGATTATGACGGTCCTGCAGATTGTGTTGGAACTTATATCTCCAACAATTTCATAAAAAATGTGGATGTAAACGATATGATGGAATGGACCCTCAATTTGATGGGACAATCTGATAATACTTCAATCATCAATAATACTATTGTCAACGGAGATATTGGTATATCAATGTCCGGAAAGGCTAATAATGTCCGAATATCTGGAAATACAATTGTAAACTGTACCACTTCAATTATTGCAGGCGCCAATGGTGTAGTCATTTCGGACAATTTCATCACAGGTTCATCAATGAATGCTGGTATAACAATTTTTCCGGATGAAATGAAATATGTTGATAATGCAGATGTTTTTAACAATACTATTGTTTATGATAATCTTTATAAGGCAATTTCAATTGGTCGTGGAGCTAATGTATATGATAACACAATAAAATTGTCAAAATATGGTGTTGGAATCTCTGACGGTTCAAACAACTCAAACATATCTGGAAATAGGATTTATGTTTTAGGTGATGATGGTATTTTACTCAATGGAAACAATTCCTTTGTATCAAACAACATTATCCATACAAAAGCCAACGGTATTTCCAGTGTATCTAAAAATGAAAAATCAAAAGTCTATAACAATACTATTAGCTCAAACAAGATTTACAGTGATAAATATGGTGTTTATATCGAAGGTTATGTCTACAACACCACAATATCAGATAATTATGTAGAAACAAACGAAAGTGATGCATTCCATGTTGATATGTACATGACTTTGAATGATAGAAATCCCGGTCAGATTGCAGACAATACCATCAATGGTGTCATCAAGGATACTGAAATATTGGTGATTGATGACAGTAATTTTTATGATTATTTTGACGATGAAGGATATTTGAAATACAATTTCAAAGCGAATTCACAAAGAATTTTGTTTTTAACATTTCTGACAAACAAGAATCTTTATTTTACAGATCCAATCACCTTGACAAGTAACAAGCAAGCTAATCTGTTATATAATGTTACAATAACATTGACAGGTGATGCATCTGATTCAACAATTAGAGATTTCAAGTTTTACAGCTTCGATAAGGAAAGTATTGTCCTTGACTGTGTAGAAAATGTCGTGGTTAAGGACAATGAATTTACAGTATTGGCAGGGGATGTTTTTGAAAGCAAAACAATTTCAGTTGTTAGGGGATGTGATTTTTGCAATATCACAGGCAATTCAATATTCGTAAATTCAAATGCATATGTGACATATGCGATTTGCGTTTCAGAGCCACAATACATCTTGGTTAAAAGGATTTCAAGTAATTTCAACATTTCAAACAATAACATTCTAATCAAATCTTCAGGCATAGCTGAGGCAATGTATTTTGATGCACTGGTTGAAAGCAGTGTTACAGGAAATACCATTAACATAATGTCTGACGGTTCAGCATATGGTGTAGCTGTCTGTGATGTCTTTGAAAGACCATATGATGTGAATATTGAATCAAATACTATCATTCTCAATTCAAAGGAAATGAGCTATTTGATCGAACTTTATAGGGCGAACAATTGTAAAATAATGAATAATTATCTAAAAGGAACCTCCAATGGTGTTTATGCTATCGGGTTGTATAATTCAAGTTCGACAATTAACTGTAATGAAATCCTTGTTGTTGGAAGAAATCTGACTGATGGATATGCGGGTGATGCGCTTGGTAAGGGCAATTCAGCGATTTATCTTACAAGACAATCACAGGTTGATAAGTTTGAAAATAACATTATTGATGCTCAAAATTGTGAAATAATTACTAATTTAAGTTCACAAATTTCAAAAATAAATTCTAACGCGTTTGTTATCTCAAACAATAACTATGGCCTATACTTTGATGAGAATGGAAAACTGATTTCAGGCATTATAAAAACTGGAGATGGGATATTATTTAAAAATTTCACAGATTCAAAAGTAATGAATATTGATGTTTCAGTTTTAATGAAACCATATTCTCACTTAAATGATTTTGGAGCTATTTTAATATTGTCTAATGGGTCTGATAAATCAGTAATCACAGGATTTGATTTCAATAGTGCAAATATTATATTAAAGAACGTTTCAGATATAACAATTACTTCAAATAATTTCATAGATTCAAAAATCACAGATGAACATGGTTTGAATAACAGAATTTCAAACAATTCATTTGAAGTTAAAGGGGAATCCATAATCTTTAATGGATGTTTGAATGATACTTTTGAGTCAAATGAGTTAAATGTCAATTCAACTGATGCCGTAATTATTCTTATCAGTAAATCAAAGGAAACCAATATATTGAATAATTCCTTTGATGCTGTGGGGTCCAATTTCAAGATAATTTCTTCAGTTTCATCTTACGCAAGCAAAATTTTCGGTAATGTCATCTGCATCAATGCAACTGACGACGCTTATCTTTATTTTGCAAATAATGTGTCTGATGATAAAATTTATAATAACAATGTATTGATTAATAGTTTGAACGGCAATCCTATTGCTATTTATTATGATAACTCGTCAGATAATGAAATCAAGTTCAATAGAATTGTTTCATCATCAAAAGAAGGTCAGGACTATGCTGTTGTAATTGTTTCAGAAAACAACACAGTTACAAATAATTATTTGACTTCATCAAACGGATTTAAAAGAGGTGATGATGCGGTTAAAGCCATAAACAATACAGTTCAGGATAATGTCCCTGTTGTCATTTATGTATCTGTGAACGGCACTGCCAATGGAAATGGAAGCTTTGACAATCCTTATCCAACAATCAAGAAAGCAATTGAAAAATGTTTAAGCGGAGCGATTATATACGTACTGCCTGGAATGTATAATGAATCAAACATTACTGTTGATAAGAATGTTACATTAACAGCCATTAATATGGAAGGAAACACTTACATTAACGCTTTAAACAGCCAGCTATTCAATATTAAGAAAAGAGGAATTTTGTCTGTAAATTCCCTGAAAATATTCAACGGATTCAGTGTTGAGGGAGGATCACTTTTTAACAATCTGGGAACACTAATGATTAATAATTCCCTAATCTACAATTCATCTTCTTATTATGACAATTCAAACCCAGTATTTTCATACAAAGGCAAGTACAATAAATATGAGATGTACAGCTATAACTGTTCAGATTTGGGTGTTGGTGGTGCCATTCTTAATCGTGGAGAGCTATTCATAAGTTCATCTACACTTTATGATAACTTTGCACATAAGGGTGGGGCTATTGCTGATTTTGGTAAAACCACTATTAAAAACTCATTAATATGCAATAACACAGGTGTCCACGGTGGGGCCATTTATACAAATTCCAACAGTGGATTTATCATTGAAGACTGTGAATTTAAAGACAATTTGGCTATTCAAACACTTGATTTCTGCTCCATTAAAAAAATCATTTATCAGGAATATCCTAACCTTGCAGGATTGAGATATAGATATCTGTCAACATGTGAGGTTTTGCCTGGAATGGGTGGCGCAATATTTTCCAACACTGTTTTAAACATTAACAATTCATTGTTTGACAGTAATACCGCTAAATATGGTGGTGCAATAGCGTATGACAGCAACATCTTAACAACTCAAAACTATTATTCATCACATAATTTGGATTACTCTTGGGGAGGTGGAAAAATAGTATATTCTCCAACTTCTATTTTAAACATTGAAAATTCAGTATTTACAAACAATGAAGCTAAAAACACTTCTTGCGGTAACTTGAGCATGTTGGTGGATGACAGGTATGGTGGAAGCCTATATAATATTCATGCAGAGGGAGGGGCCATTTTTGGAGCTTTAAGTCAATTTAATTTGTATAATGATACTTTTATGCATAATCTTGCTGAAAGCAATGGGGGTGCAATATGTGTCCAGTCACTCAACTCATCAATTGAAAAATGCATATTTAGTGATAACCGTGCCGGTGAACAGGGTGGTGGATTGGACATATTCGGTAACTTTGAAATATTCAACACTGAAATAGTCAATAATTCCGCAAAATATGGTGGGGCTCTTCAATATACTTCATATTCATCATATGGTCATGTGGAAAACAATGCGGACATGTTCAATGTAACCGTCGCTGGAAATAATGCGCTGGAATATGGTGGAGCATTTATTGTTGGGGGAAATTTTGCAATTAAAAATTCCAATATATATGACAATACCGCTCCGAGAGGTTCCACATTTTCCGGAAGGTATGGAGTTTCAGGAAGTTCAAAGATTGATGCCCGTGGAAACTGGTGGGGATCAACTGGAGGGCCTGATGATTCGGTATTCATGCAAGAAAATATTAGATTTAGAACATGGTCCGGTCAAAGAATAGACTGGGAATCTGTTGTGGTCAATGGTAATGGAAATTCTGGAAACAATCCAAATAAAGGCAATGGAGACTCACAGCAGTCAACTCCTTCTTCAACAGGTTCCGGTACACATACTGGATCCACATTGACTGGTGATACTCTATCATCTCAGGGCACTGGTTCAAATGGTTTTAATTTCAATGGAAACTGGCCAAGCGGAAACAACAATGGAAATTGGGGTGGAAACTTCGGTGATGGTGATGGTGTAAGTCCATATGAATCATCAGGAAACAGTAGAACTTCTGTCAATGGTAATACTGTAAATCCGAATAGTTTAAGCAAATCCAACAGTTCAAGTGTTAATAATTTGGCTTCTGTGGGAATGACAGCTAATGCGGCGGATTCTTCCTCAAGTGCTCAGTCTTCATCAAGCGAGGGCGGAAGCGGTGAAGGTGGAAAAGCATATGAAATAACTAAAGAAGTCAAAAAAGAAATAATCGATGAGGATTTATCAATTTTCAATGTTCTGTTTATTTTACTGTGGATTTTCTTGTTTATCGGATTTTATAGAAAATATCGTGCAGAAAATAATTAA